The Fervidobacterium sp. DNA segment ATAATCGAAACTAAAGTCTGTAAATTAACGATCTTGTTCTTATAATCTTCTATCAATTCCATGAAAAAGGATTTTTCGTGGCTCGTTATTTTTTCCTTAAAATATCCATAGATGTGTAGCAGGGTATTTATAACCTTAGAAGACCTAAAAGACGTTCTTAGAGCTTTAATTAATAATGCTTTGTACTCCTCAAGCAAAGCATTATTAAATCTTTTTTGCGCAACTAATTTTCCCATTTCCCTCATAATTTTCTCGTTTTTTGTGAGCAATAGAAACTTGTTTATTGAGTGAAATTCTATTAAATGCCTCTTAGTTCTAACTTTTCTAAAACTTGCAAGTGTAAAAATAAATGTTAGGAACTCAAATCTTATCCTATCGTTTGTCAATCTCATCTCACTTTCAATTGCTAGATCAGTTAGTTGTTCAATCATAGTTTTTGCAAAAAGCCCCGCGGTTTTTGATATAATCCTACCATTAGGTCCGTAAAGCTTTGCATCGTTCAATCCACATGATGGGGATTTTGCCTTTAATATCATTCCATCGATCTTTTCATTTTTAATCCTCATAGCAAAATTCCTGGAAAAATATATCATTTTTTCTGTTAAATCCATACTTTGAGATTTGTTCATCAAATGGTATTGTCCGTTTATAAGAAATACATCAATAGGTTCACGAGGTATAGGTAAACCTATCTCAACCTCTGGGCATATCCTTGTAATATCACAGTACTTTTCAAGTTGCTTAACGATATCACTTGAAATCATTCCACCATCGTAACGTGTATGCTCAAAAAAACATCTGCTGACAACTAACTTTGGCTTTGCAAACTCCATAAAATCCCTCCTTGTCTGGAGAGTAAAAATTCATATATATTCTTGATTATATCATAAACATTATGTGATATAATATAGATTTGGTCTTAGTAAAGAAGTTTGACAATCAAATTTTAAACAACTCTGTTATAGGTTATGGTAAAGTTGATTGACTTTGGGCACCGTATAAAAGAAAAGCTTTAAGTTTTTCAATAAATTTGAATGATTCAGTAAAAAGAAGGTGATAAAATGAATTTTGAAAGTGAGAAAAAATATTTGAGTTTAATTGTCAACATAGGGAAGGAGCTATTAAAAGTTCAGTCTGTAAGTGAAATTCAGAACTTGCTTAGAACCCTTATTTCGTTCCTACCCTCAACATCTGATGAAGAGTATTCTGTGTGGTACAAAAATGTGTTACTTTACTCAACAAAAGCATTTGAAGACCTGCCATTAGAAAATTTGCAAAATCTTTCGTCTATCGAAAGTGTTAGACTTGACAACATAATTTTATACCATAAAAACTTATCTCATAATACAAAAGAAGTATTGTATGCACTACTACCAAGTTTTAGTCTTGCCATGGGAAACATCGAATTACGCGAGAAATTGAATCAAACCATAGAGGAGTTAAAAAAATTGGATGAATACAGAATAAACTTTGTACGTTCCATATCCCATGAGTTAAAAACACCTCTCAGTATTATACTTGGGAATGCACAACTGATTAAGATGAACGTTTTTGGTGATGCGAGTCATCTAAAAGAACCTATCCAAGCTATTGAAGATGCTGCAAAGCAATCGGGAGAGCTTATAAATAATTTACTTGAACTTTCAAGGGTAGAAACGGGAAGGGTAATCGTAAAATCTGAATTGATCTATGTAAAAAGCTTTGAGAAATTAATAAATCAATACAAACTTTTAGCAATTAACAAGGGACTACAATTTGATTTCCAATTTTCTGGCGCCGAGACGTTTTCGTGTGATTACAAAATAATAACTACTATTATTTCTAATCTTTTGAGTAATGCAATAAAGTATACAGACACTGGTTTTGTTCGTGGAGAGTTAAACGTGTCAAGCAACTCGGTATTTATAAGAATATCAGATAGTGGTAAAGGTATTTCAGAAGAACAGATGAGACATATCTTCGACCCTTTCTTCGGTGAAAGGACTACACTAAGCACGGGCTTAGGATTGGCGATAGTCAAGAAATTTGTTGACTTTTTGAATGGTAAGTTTCATGTTGAGAGTAGTTTAGGGAAAGGAACAACTTTTGAAGTTATTATACCAAGATTACTTAGACCAACAATAGTCGAAAGAAAAGAACGCGTACAAGTTTTACTGGTTCATCCAGACAAAAATCTTGAGAAAATTATTAGACGTTCCGTTGAAGAAAATAACCTGAAAGTGGCTCGAAATGGTGCAGAAGCTTACGCTTTAGCTCTTGAGCATACTCCTGATGTTATAGTAACATCCTTAGGTTTGCCGGATGTAAGTGGAGACGAATTAATACTTATGCTTAGAAAAGAACCTACGTTAGCCAATACAAAATTTTTTGTTTACACAGGTGGACGAAGCCAATTAAGAAACGTCGAAGAATTTGACGTAGTAAAAGATACGTTTAAGTTGTTGTTCAAGCTTTCCTCTATATTTGGCAAAGACATCACACTTTTGACCACAAAAAAGGCATACGAAATAATTTCAAACTCTAAGGACAAGTTACAACAGTTCTGTGGAAATTCAAAATGTAATTTAGTTCCACTTGACGAACCTTTTAAAATACCCCAGAGCGAACTGATAGTAGTTACAGTGGCTCACGATGAAGTTTATGAAATCGAGCAGATTATAAGCAAGGTGCTTATGGTATCAAATAATATTATAGTGGCAGCTACTGTGAACGAAAGGGGAGATTTTGATTGGTACGAGTAATGATTGTTGAAGATGAAATAGAAATAAGAGAATTACTTACTAAGATGTTAAAATACGAAGGTTACCAAGTTGTAAGTGCGGAAGATGGTAAAGAGGCTTTAGGTATATTGGAAAAAGAAAAGGACATAGACATAATATTGATGGATATAAACATGCCACAAGTTGATGGAATCACTGCCACAAAAATGATACGTGTTATGGGGTATCCTGCCGTAGTAGTAATTTTGACAGCCTATGGCGACAAAGAAATTATGGAAGAAGCGGCAAATGCCGGAGCTGATGATTTTATTACGAAACCGATTGATTTATTACTTCTTTCAGCAAGACTTCAGTTTTTAAAAAAGAATCTGCCATTTCACAAATTTAGGTTGAGTCTTACCACACAAATTTTCTCCCAACTTTCAATGCAACTTGATGAAATTGAAAAACTAATAGAAGAAAACAATCAATTAACATTCGAACTTGTAGAAACACTTTATAAAATTGTTGAGTTTAGAGATTACGAAACACATGAACATACACTTCGCGTTGGATGGATAAGCGGTAGATTAGCTGAAGAATTAGGGCTCCAACCTTCAGAAGTAACAATGATACAGTTTGCAGCTCCACTTCACGACATTGGTAAAATAGGTATAAATGATTCGATCCTTCTAAAACCAAATAAACTAACACATGATGAATTCGAGATTGTGAAAAAACACACCGTAATTGGATATGAGATACTTAAAACAAGTTCATCTTCTATACTTAATTATGCGGCAAATATTGCTCTTTACCACCATGAAAAGTGGGATGGAACAGGTTATCCAAATGGGTTAAAGGGTGAAGAAATTCCTTTGCCTGCTGCTATAGTTTCCGTTACTGACAGTTTAGATGCAATCGTTTCAAAAAGACCTTATAAAGAACCAAGAAGTCTAAATGAAGCATTCGATGAAATAGAAAGCTTAAGAGGTTTATGGTATAACCCACATGTGGTGGACACATTGCTAAAAATGAGAGACGAAGTTAGATGCTATTACTTAAAAAGCTGTAAAATTTTATGATTCTTTCATGATTGAATAAATCCTTTATTCAAATATTCAAAGGAGGTATGGCTTGATGGAGAAAAAAGAACTTGTTCTGAAAGTATTAATGGAAAGTAAAGAACCTCTTAGACCAGGTGACATAGCAGAAAAAAGTGGTCTCTCAAAAGAGGACGTAGAAAAGATATTGAAAGAATTGAAAAAAGATGGCAAGATAGATTCTCCAAAAAGATGTTTTTATCAAATAAAAAAATAACAATTTTTGTTCGTATAGCATTTTAAAAGACAAGCTTGGGAGTGACGACATGAACAAATTAAGCATCATAATTTTGATGATGTATGTTTTTTTGTTTTCTTTATATATTATTGCAACACCATTTTTTGAGCATGATGGTTTTGTCGTTTTATTAGCCGACTTGCACATCCCATACGCTTCTAAAACAGTTCAAAATGTTTTGAAAATTGTTACAGATTTAAAACCTTTGCATGTTTTTTTGCTTGGTGATTTAACCGAAATGGGCAAGGAAAGCGAATTTGAGAAACTAGAAAATTATTTAAAGTTACTGTCTGACTCTAAGATTCCGTACAACATTCTTCTTGGTAACCATGATGTAAGATGGGCTTACAGAATTTGGAAAACAAAAAACATAGAAGGCGGACTTTATGAAAATTTCAAAGTGGATATACAAGATATTTCTTTTATAGGAATAGACACCTCGCTGTATTTTCAACAATTTGGACATATTGGTGAACCACAAATTCGTTGGATAAAAGAGCAATTGGAAGATTGCAAAAAACAATCAAAAACAATTATTCTTTTATCACACCATCCTTTTGGTGGGCCATCAAACTATACGGATGATGGATGGAAATTAATGAATTTATTAGATGAAAACGTTTTTTTGGTGTTCTTTGGACATCTCCACAGTTATCAAAGATATGGAGGTTATAAATCAACTTGGTTCCAAAGCTTGGGTGCTGCGAAAGATGGATGGCTAACGATTCTAAGTTGGGATAAAAATCAGTTCTACATATGGAAGTTAGCGGTAAACAAAGACAATATTGGTCACTATAACTTTGAGTTGGTAAGATCAATATCGAAGAATTCAAAAAATCAACAATATAATTCTGTTAAATTACCTGAATTACCTAAGTCTTCTCAAGCGTTTGATGAATTACTTTCGTATAAAATGGAAAATAGTATCTTATCTCAACCAGTATTTTTTGATAATATGATTTATGTGGTAGATTATTCCGGTAATGTTATCTGTATTGATTCAAACGGAAAACTAGTTTGGAAGTTAAAACTCTCGTGTCCAGTTGTTTCAAACATAGAAGTTTACAAAAATACGATATTGGTAGGTGATCTTGAAGGTAAAATTCATTTGATAGATTCAAAATTTGGTAAGATTACCCGCATTGTGAATTTAAATGCCCCAATATTTGCGATGAAGGTAGGAATGCGATCCCTGGCAGTTGGTTGTGGAAAAAAACTTCATATAATCAAATTACCAAACTTATCTATCACAAATACTCATGATTTAGGTGGTCTTGTTCAGGCACCAGCGATGTACAAAGATGGCTTATTTTTTCAAACATCTTGGGGAGGAGACATAACTGTAGTAAACGAAGATGGTGAACTGATTCTAAGAATTCCAACAGGCTTGAACTACACAACAGCTGGTGCTTCAACACCGCAGATATTCAATGAATTGATACTTGTAACCAATCCTTCGGGTACATTGCAAGCGTTTGACTACATCAACGGTAGCAAAAAGTGGGAGTTGAAAGGTTTAAAAGTAGGATATTCTTCTGTGGGTAAAATAAACCAGTTAGCTGTGGTATCTTCCATAGATGGTACCATTTACATCTTAGACCCCAAAGTTCCACAAATTCGTGTAAAAATACCTGTAGGATCACCTATTTATGGCTCGGTTGCCCAGAAATTATCAAGTGACAAATTTGTCGTTGGAACCACAAGTGGAGAATTAGTAGTAGTTTCTTTAAGTGGTAGAATTGAACAAAAAGTGAAAATACATCCATCTTATATCCTTTTAAATCCAATAATTTTGGATAACAAAACCTTTCTTGCCTTTACCGATGGAACATTGAAAATGATAAAGATTTCAAACTAAAAAAGAAATCCTGCTTTTGGGCAGGATTTCTTTTAGTTTTGAAGCCAAAGTTTTAAACTTTGAACTTATCAAGGGATATTTTTAAATTGTTGAAAGCATTTATCGTTTCTTTTAGTTTCTCAGACAAACCATCTAATTGTTTACTTACATTTTGCATTACTTCCGAGATTTCCTCGCCTTGACTTGATATTTTGGAGACATTTACCACAATCTCATTCGCACCACTTCTCATTTCCTCAGCAGATGCATTCTGTTCTTCACTATGAGCGGCTAATGTATTTATGGCACTTGAAATATCTGAAATTGCTTTTTGTAGATATTCGAAGGTATCAAACAATGTTTTATATCCACTTTCTGTTGAAATGATACCATTTCTCAAATTTTCGATCTGCTTGCTCAAAACTCTAGAAAATTGTTCTACTGCTTTGATTGTAGATGTAATTGTATCTGTTGAGCGCTTTGTTTCCTCTGAAAGTTTTCTTATTTCATCTGCCACAACGGCAAAGCCCCTACCAGCCTCACCAGCCCTTGCAGCCTCAATTGCGGCATTAAGTGCGAGCAAATTAGTCTGCTCTGCAATAGAACGGACAGTTTCCACTATGTTACTGATGTTCTTGGTTGCCTCTGTTAATTCCGCTATTCCCTTTTCCAATACCTCATATTCTTTGACAAACCCAGAGGTTGTTTCTTCAACCCTCTTGAGCTGCTCAATACTCGCTTTAGATTTTTCATCCAGTTCATCTGAAAGTCTTTGAACTTTTACAGCTAAATCTGCAAGTGAATAAGATTGTTCTGATAGTTGCTCTATATTTGCTGTTATCTCTTGTATAGAACTTGTAATACGTTCAATACCGGATTGCTGTGTTTGTACGGCGTTAATCGTCTTATTTGCAGTTTTTTCAAAGTTGTTGAAATTTGATGTCAACGCAGAAAGAACTTCAACAGAAAAATTTGAAGTTTGAAAGGTCTCTCTCAAAACATTTCTGACACCACCAACAGCTTTATTTATCTTAGCCGAGATGTACCTAAATTCATCTACAGATTTGATATTTACACTCTCCGTTAAATTTCCAGTTGAAACGAGAGAAAGAACTTCTATAATCTTCGGCATGCCACTTAATATGCGTCTTGACAAAAATATAATAAAAAACGCCAATATAATGTTAAGTCCAACGTTGGTAATAACAAAATTCCTTTGTAGCTCAGATGGCAGTTCCATCTTCGAAAGTAAGTACTTTAAAAGCAAGGGACCAATCCACATTGAAATGGAAAGAACACCAAGTACAAGCTTCAGAGAGATTGGTACCATTACCTTTGTATATCTATCATCAGATGTTTCTTTTAACAACTTTGATTTGGAATATATAAATACAAATATTGCCAAGATATTAACGTTTATAGCAAGTGCTCCCGAAAGTCTTAAAATTAAAGTTTCCTCGGGCAAAGGTTGGATGAATTTTGCAAATATACCTATAAAAGTTGCTGCAACAAAATTCATTAAGAAGAGCACTACCGAGAGCACAGTAGGAACATTATAATTTCCATTAATAAGTGCTTTTTGTGCAAGAAAACGCGAAAGAAAAATAGTAAAAACACCTAGGGTAGCTGCCATAATTCCATACCCAAGCAAAATAACCCAGACAGGATAATCTTTTAAACCAGCAAAGACGTAATAAGATAAAAGTAGTGCTGGAGGATCAACCAGAAAGATGATCGATAACAAAGACTTAAGAACGTCCTTTTTAAAATCATCGATCAATTCCTTTGTTAAGTTTCCCGATAAATTCACAACAATCCCTCCGGTTGAAAAATCAAGATAAAATTAAACCATTTCGAATATAGTCGTTTCCAACACTTACATATTTGATTTTATGATACTTGTGATTTTTTTTACTGCAATTTGTGTAAAATATTAGTGACTTTATGTAATTTTTAAGCAACAAAACAACAACAACATACGTTGATGTATTAAAACAATTTTTCTTTGACAAAAGCATAGCGTGAAAAGGTTGACAACAAATAAAGATTTGTTATAATATTATTTAGCAAACTACAGTTGAGTTTGCTAATAAGTCTGCCAAAAAATGAGTTGATTTGAGAATAATTATTGGTAAGGGGTGAAGTATATGGAGATTACCGAACGCCAAAAAAAGATATTGTACTGCATAGTGCAAGAATACATAAACACGAAAACCCCTGTTAGTTCAAAGAGGGTACTTGAAAATGCAACTATAGAACGTTCAGGTGCTACTATTAGAAATGATATGAACAGACTGATGAAATTTGGATATATTTTCCAACCACATACCTCTGCTGGTAGAGTTCCTACAGATAAAGGGCTAAGATTTTATGTAAACGAATTGAAAAAGATAAGGGAAGAAATAAAATCTAAAAGCACTTACGTTGAAGCAGCCGCTAATTTTCCAATAGGTGATATGGAAAAAGTACTAACTGGGGCTGCTAGGTTGTTGAGTTCATCAACAAAAGGAATGGTTGTAATTGAAAAGCCCAGTCCTTTGAACCTACAAATTAGGAGAATTGTTGTTACTCCTGTAAGCAAGAATTTTTCGATTGCGAATATAATCACCTCACTTGGGCTGAGTTCATCAATACCACTACAGCACGGAGAAGTCACGGATATACAACAGATTGAGGAGTTACTAAATAAAATTATGAGTGGCTTAACACTGAATGAATTTAAAGTTCGCCTTCGTGAGATAATGTTTAGAGTTAACAATTTCAAGGAAATTGATTTTTCAACAACAGACAAAAGTTTTCTGGAAATTACTGAACGACTTTCGATGGAAAGCTACGAGGATTACATAACAGATGGACTTTACAACTTACTTTCAAATGACAGGATGAATCTTAAGAAACTACAAAGTGTTCTTGGATATGTAACAGGTGAAACATTTTACAAGGATGTTTTTGAGCTAAAAAGTGATATATACGTTGGAAAAGAACATGGTTTAAGATTTCTGGATGATTTTTCGGTCATGTTGGGAGATTTTTATGTAGAAAAAAAGGTTATAGGTAGGGTGGCTCTGATATTTGACAAATTTGGAAAATATGATCAAATAATTGATAGTTTTGAATACATGTTAAACAGACTGACTGAATATTTCACAGTTGTTTCAAGGAATATTTAACGTCTTGATGTTGATTTAATTAATTTTTGAAAAGGAGGATTTGGTATGGACATTGAAAAAGAAAGAAAAGAACAAGCGATAAACAATGAAGACAAACTTTCTGAAGAAAAGAAAGATAATGAAAATACAGTTGTTCAGCAACAAGAAGCAAATCAGTATGAAGAGGAGAATAAAAAGTTAAGGGAGCGTATAACAGAACTGGAGAACCAGTTAAGAGAGATCCAAAACGCTGCCAGGGTTATAAAGGCTATGTACGAAAATTATAAAATGGATAGTGAAAGGCAATTAAAAGAAGTTTCAAAAAACACTGCTTTGAGAATGCTTAAGATGTTAATTCCGGTAATTGATGATCTTAAAAGGGCGTTCAATTATTTTGAAAAATCTAAAGATCTTGAGGAATTTTACAATGGCACCAAGAAAATATTTGAAAAATTCGTAAAATTACTTGAAAATGAAGGACTGAGGTCTATAGACACGAATGGAAAATTTGATCCTTTCACACATGAAGCTATGGAGAGAGAAGAGAGGGAAGATGTGGAAGAATATACAATATTAGAAGTCATAGAAGAAGGTTATGTGTACAACGGTCAAGTTATAAAACCAGCTAAAGTTAAGGTTGCAGTAAAGCCAAGAAAATCAGAACCAAAAGAACCAAAAGAAGAGCAAGAATAATCGAGACCAGTGTTCGTAAGTTTTTGGATGAGAGTTGAGGTGATTTAAATGGCAAAAAAAGATTATTATGAAATTCTCGGGGTACCACGTAATGCAAGTGATGAAGAGATAAAGGCAGCTTACAAAAAGCTTATAAAAGAATGGCATCCTGATAAACATCCAGATGACAAAAAAAGAATTGCAGAGCAAAAATTCAAGGAAATACAGGAGGCATATGAGGTTTTATCTGACCCTCAAAAGCGTGCAATGTATGACAAATTTGGATACGTTGGAGAGGGTACTCCATATGCATACGAGCAAAATAATACTGGCTTTGGTTTTGAGGATATATTCAGAGATTTTTTAAATGATGATATTTTCAATATATTTTTCGGTGGTCAAAGGACACAATCAACATCACAAAGAAGCGCAAGAAAAGTCCCAAAACGTGGTGAAGATGTTAATTTGGAGGTTACAATTAATGAAAAGGACGTCTTTACTGGGAAGGAGATCTCCGTTGAATACGACGTGTACGCAGAATGTGAAAATTGTCATGGTGAGGGAGTGGAACCAGGTAGTAGATGGGTTACGTGCTCCAAATGTCACGGTACAGGTGTTGTGAGAGAAGAAAGACGTACACCATTTGGTGTATTCATCAATCAATACACTTGTGATGTATGCGGTGGTCGCGGCAATGTACCCGGAGAAATATGTCATGTTTGCAGAGGTAACGGAAGAATACGTAAACGGATAACAACAACTGTTAATATTCCTGCAGGGGTTGAAAACGGTACTGTTTTACGCATTCCAAGAAAAGGAAACTCAGGAATTAACGGAGGAGAGCATGGTGATTTATATATCCACGTAAATGTTAGAAAAACATATGACTATGTACGGGATGGTGATGATATAATAATTGATGTGCCAGTCGAATATGTGACAGCAATATTGGGTGGAAATGTTACAGTCAACTTACCAAGTGGTGAAATAGTGGATGTGGAAATCCCAGCAGGTACACAGCCTAACGAAAAGCTGATTGTTCGTGGGAAGGGATTCCCAAATATAAAAACAGGAAAAAGAGGAAACCTTGTTGCAAATATAATTGTAAGGATTCCAAAACGGGTATCACATAGGGAAAGGGAGTTACTGAAAGAAATAGCAAAAGAGAGAGGTGTGAAAATTTGAGAATTGATAGTAAGAAGCTAAAGAAGAACAAATCAAGATTGCCAAAAAAAACCATGATAATACTTCTTTCTTTGTTACTAATCAATCTAACATGGTTTAGCATATACTTGTTTTTTATTAGGCCACAGCAGTTGTTTGCAAACGCGGAGAGCAACAAAGGAAAATTTTTCAAAAGTGAAATTTCACTACTGTACGGTTATGAAACAAGGTTTAACAAAGTTATTAGAGATGATAATCAGATATTGGCTGTTGGAAGTTTTCTGAAAAACTCTTCTGAAAAGTATCAGATTGTTATTGTTTCGCTTGACAATGAAGGAAAAGAAAAATGGAGAAGAGAATTTGGAGGTAGTGGTGATGAATGGGGATTTGATATTTTAAAAAATGGGGACAATTATCTAGTACTCGGTGTAACATCGTCCAAAGAATTTGGTGTGAGAGGTAGATATGATGCGCTGCTTGTACTTATAGATTCAGGTGGAAACACACTTTGGAGTAAAGTATACGGAGGCCCAGATTGGGACAGAGCTTATAAGATCTTAAAAGTAAAAGGTGGTTATGTTTTTATCGGTGATAACTCCATGAAAGGTGGAGATGTATTTGAAAACTTTGGTGGACATGATTATTGGATAGTAAAAGTGAACGATGTGGGAGATTTGATCTGGAGTAAAAGTTTTGGCGGAACAAGATGGGACAAAGCTTCCAGCGCTGATTATGATCCGGAAAACGACATCATAGTAGTAACTGGTTTTTCAAATTCCTTTACAGATGGTGTCAGATATGATGGTTACACAATAGCATATAATTCGGAAGGGCAGAAACTTTGGGAATGTGCATTCTTGAATTTGAGGAGTATATTTCCCTTGGATATATGTATTTCGAAAAGTGGAATTTTTGTAGGTGGTTATGTTTACGAAGATGGTAAAGAAAAATCGTTTGTTGCAAAGATATCAAAACTTGGTAGAGTTGATTACATGAAGGTATTTTCTGAAAATACAAGGATTAATTCTCTAAAAGTAATTCAAGATGATGAAGAAAAAGTAACTATCGCATTCTCCGGCTACAAAGATACTGGGACTAAACAACTATGGCATGGTCAGTTAATTCTTCCTTCCGGTTTGGAAAATTCACAGCCAGTACTTATAGAATACCCAATACAATCTTTGTACGGTTCGTTTCTTTCAACTTGTTTGGACGACGAATTTGTATTCCTGACGGGTACAAATTTAGTTAATGGCAAGATGGTTGGTTATATTCGTGTTTTTCCAAGGTAGGTCAAAAGAACGATAGCTAAAGACCTATTGTATTTTTTAGGTGTTCTTTGTAATTTCGACCAACGGGAATTATATCTCCATTTGTCATTTCGACTGCCATCCCTCCAAAGTAGTTCTTGATTATCTTTCTTATGTACTTTAAAGATATTATGTATGATTTATGAACCCTAATGAGTTTGTCCTGTGGAAGTTTAGTTTCAATATCTTTCAATGCTTCTCTTGTTTTTAAAACTTCTTCTTTCAAAAATACAAATGTATATTTTTCCTCTGACTTCAGGTATATTATCTCATCAACATCAACCAAGTGAACTTCATTTGCAGTTTCGATATTTATTTTTTGTGGAGTTTTCACATAAAGTTTTCTGAAAAGGTCTAAAAATTCCGAAGTTTGCTTTAACTGATTTTGCTCTTTTGCTTTTATAACTTTTTCTATTGCCATTCTTAGTCGCTCTTTCTTTATAGGTTTTAATATATAATCAATTGCATTCTCTTCAAAGGCTTTTACAGCATATTCTGAATAAGCAGTTGTAAAGATGATGTATGGATTGTGAGATATCCTTCTTAATATCTCAAAACCATTTGCTTTGCCAAGATTTATGTCTAAGAAAATGATATCAGGCTTTA contains these protein-coding regions:
- the dnaJ gene encoding molecular chaperone DnaJ, giving the protein MAKKDYYEILGVPRNASDEEIKAAYKKLIKEWHPDKHPDDKKRIAEQKFKEIQEAYEVLSDPQKRAMYDKFGYVGEGTPYAYEQNNTGFGFEDIFRDFLNDDIFNIFFGGQRTQSTSQRSARKVPKRGEDVNLEVTINEKDVFTGKEISVEYDVYAECENCHGEGVEPGSRWVTCSKCHGTGVVREERRTPFGVFINQYTCDVCGGRGNVPGEICHVCRGNGRIRKRITTTVNIPAGVENGTVLRIPRKGNSGINGGEHGDLYIHVNVRKTYDYVRDGDDIIIDVPVEYVTAILGGNVTVNLPSGEIVDVEIPAGTQPNEKLIVRGKGFPNIKTGKRGNLVANIIVRIPKRVSHRERELLKEIAKERGVKI
- a CDS encoding LytTR family DNA-binding domain-containing protein, with product MTCIIIEDEKLIALSLEKMLKDEGLTVLGISSDIEESVELIDRLKPDIIFLDINLGKANGFEILRRISHNPYIIFTTAYSEYAVKAFEENAIDYILKPIKKERLRMAIEKVIKAKEQNQLKQTSEFLDLFRKLYVKTPQKINIETANEVHLVDVDEIIYLKSEEKYTFVFLKEEVLKTREALKDIETKLPQDKLIRVHKSYIISLKYIRKIIKNYFGGMAVEMTNGDIIPVGRNYKEHLKNTIGL
- the grpE gene encoding nucleotide exchange factor GrpE, with protein sequence MDIEKERKEQAINNEDKLSEEKKDNENTVVQQQEANQYEEENKKLRERITELENQLREIQNAARVIKAMYENYKMDSERQLKEVSKNTALRMLKMLIPVIDDLKRAFNYFEKSKDLEEFYNGTKKIFEKFVKLLENEGLRSIDTNGKFDPFTHEAMEREEREDVEEYTILEVIEEGYVYNGQVIKPAKVKVAVKPRKSEPKEPKEEQE